In Leptospira licerasiae serovar Varillal str. VAR 010, the sequence CGAATAAAAGTAAAACCTGCTTTCCGATCCAGTAAAATAGAGAATAGAAAAACGGAAGAGTGACCGGATTTGTAATCCAGATCATTGCGATCGCAATCGGAAGATAAAAACGGATACGGAACAACCTAAGGATCAACCAGGTCCCCAATCCTAAATACATTTGCACTCCTACCAAAGGAGTCATGGACCATAGTAGACCTACGGTGGTACCTAAACAAACTTCGTGAATAGGAGCATAAGATTCTTGGAAAGGTAAAATGATTTGTTTATGGATGATACGCCAGATCGTTCTGAGTAAATTCATTGGGTCCTGTTTTATTTAGAACGGGAAAGTTTGGAATATTGTTCCCAAGATTTCGAGTATTTCTCCATTGCTGGAAATAATTCGAAGGCTTTTTTTGCGGACTCGCTTGCTGCCTGCGGGTTTTTTTCGAAATCATTTTGTAACTTTGCCAGAAGATAATAGGTTTCCGCTTTGATGATTAGATCTCTGTATTCGGTCCCTAATCCTTTTTTTAAGGATTGGACAGAAGCAACTTTATCACGATTTAATAGATGCACAAAACCAAGTCCATAGTAGGCAGAACCTTCCGGTTTTACTTGGATGGATTTATTATACCAGTCCATGGCTTCTTCTCTTTCATCCTGAGAAAGAGCCAAATTTCCCAGATCCGTAAGCAACATGGAGCTGTATTCTTGATCTTTAGCAGCTTGCGCAATTACTAAGGCTTGTTTATATCTTGTTTCCGCTTTTTCATAATTTTGTTTATGTTTTTCGATTTGAGCAAGTCCTCTCAAACAATCGATGGAGTTTTTATTCTCCTTTAAACAAAGTTTATATTCTTTCTCTGCGGCCGAATCCTCTTTGCGTAAATAATGGATCCATCCCCTTAGGTAATGGACCTGGTCCATTTTTCCAGTGATCAGTGCCTTATCTTTCGCCTTCTGAACGGATTCTGTTAAATGACCGGAGTCTAATAGATCTCTGATCTCCAGAATAGAAGGCTCATCTTTCTCCCCTGAACAAGCAGAATAAGAAGCCAATACAAGTGTAACGCTAGCTAAAATAGAATGATTTTTAGAAAAATGAAAACGGCTCATATCTTTGATTCGTATCGGTCTTTTTCATGCTCTTCCTAAGGATCGACATGGCAACAGGAATTTCCGGTTTTTATACATATTTGCCAAAATACTTCTTTTTTATAAAAAACGGCGGATTGGACGTATAATTTTTCGTTTTTTTTCCTCTAATAATCTTTGAAGTTCCCCAAATTAAACTTTAGGGCGGCTTCTTCCGTATTTACGGAATCCAAGCAAAAAGTAGAAGGTCAAATATTCCTGAGTAGAGTTTGGAAATTATTATTTTCCAAAATTTTCTCGAATACTCTTGTTAGTCGGAGAAGGATTGACGAGAAAAGATAATCCGATGGAGGATGGTTCCAACCTTCCTGCTCAATGCACACGGCAAAATATTTATTCTTTTTATTAGGACCCATCGGCTTCCTCATTTTCCTTTTGTCCCTCACCCCCTGGCATAAGGAGGAAAATTTACGCGCTTACAAAGGTGTGATCGATCTTAGAGGTATCCAAAGTACAAGTTCCGGTCCTGTTGATCTATCCGGAGAATGGGAATTTTTCTGGAGCCAAGAGCCCGGAAAGATATTAGAGTCTTTCCATGGGAATATGACGGTCCCAGGTTCTTGGAATCGCGAAACCGAATTACATCCGTCCTATGACAGATTAGGTTATGCCACTTATAAACTGAAAGTGCTTTTGCCCGATGTTTGGGTTGGAAAAGTTCTCACTCTAGGTTTAGGCACCGTTTGGAGTTCCTACAGATTATACTTGGACGGAGAGTTCCAGGGAGAATCAGGAGACCCATCTACTTCTCCTCAGACTAGCATTGCAAGAGTGCAGCCCCGATCCTTTTCATTCGTTCCTAGTTCCAGTCAGATAGAAGTTTCACTTTTTGTTACGAATAATTTCGCAAGGCAAGGAGGTATCAGCTCGCCCGTTAGATTGGGTCCTTCCGAAGTCATGTTATCTACCCGGACTCGAACCATCTTCACTGATATTTTCGCGTTCTCCAGCTTAGTGATCATGGGACTATATCATATTTCTCTATATTTATATTTAAGATCCAGCAAAGCTCCTTTGTATTTTGGATTTATGAGTATGGCGATCGGAATGAGGACTCTTGTTACTAACACTAGATTGCTTATGGAATTCTTCCCTTCTATCAACCAGAACGGAATACAAATGATAGAACAAATTTCCATGATGTGTGCTACAGGATTGTATTTGCTCTTCTTTTATGAAACCTTCACCGTTTACGCGTCCAAGCTATACGTAAAAATTTCATTAGCAGTAATCTTTCTATTCATATTGATGACATTATTCGGCTCATTGGAATTCAATAGTAGCAAGGTAGCATATTTCCATTTATTTATAGGGATTACGATCGGTTATGTGATCTATGTGATCTTTGGAATAGATTTTGATAAAGAAAGCAATTCTTCTTATATCTTATACGGTTCGGGGATACTATTCTTAGGAGTGGCAATAGATCTTTTCTATACTTATATTTTAAAAGTTTCCTCTCATCAAGTTTCTCATATTGCACTCGTACTTTTCGTATTCTTGCAGTCTTTAGTGATCGCTTCAGATCGTTCTTCCAAATATAAAGAAGCCAAACTTCTCACAGAAGATCTACAGACCATGAACTTAGAACTTTTTGAAATGAAAGAAAAGTTGGTTCAAAAGGTAGAAGATAGAACTAGAACCTTAAATGACACTCTACAGCAGATCAATAGAGAGTTGGAAATCGCTCAAAACGTACAAAGAAAAATCCTTACTCCTCCAGAAAGAGAGATCAAAGGAATTCGTTTCGACTATGTATATAAACCTTTAGAAAAAGTCGGAGGCGATTTTTTAGATATTTCTGAAATTAACCCCGGCCAAGTTAGAGTACTTTTAGCCGATGCAGTCGGGCATGGAGTGCAGGCAAGTCTTATGACCATGGCGTTAAAGACTGAATACGAAGAATTGAAAAAACTCCCCTGCCCTACTCATGTATTAAAAGAATTGAATGGAAGATTTTTAAGAAAGTTCGACACTTTAGAAAGTATCTTCCCCTGTTTTGTAGCGGATATCTATTTAGAGAAAAAAGAAGTTCTCTACGCTTCTGCGGGACATCCTGATCAGGTTCTACTTTCTCCTGACGGCAAATACGAACTACTTCACAAAACAGGTCCGATATTAGGATTATTCGATGATTTAGAGATCGAATTTTCCACTTATAAGTTCCCTTTAGGAAGCCGTTTATTACTTTTCTCTGATGGACTCATCGAGAATAGAAGAAAGGAAAATAGATGGAGCACTGTGGAGACCATCGCCTCCAGGGCAGCCACACTTTCCAGTGTAAGTCTCCAAAAACTATTAGAAGAATTAGTCGTAATGGAAGAAAGATCTAGAGGAGACGAACAAAGATACGATGATATCACTATCATCGCGATCGAATCCAGAGAAACTCCCGAATATTCGGCATAATAAAAAGCCCCCGAGACGGAGGCTTTTTATTATTCAGAGAAACGTAAAGATTAGCAGATAACTACTAACTCTCCGGAAGCTTTCACTTCTCCAGACTCGTCAGCAGCCTCTACAGCTACTGTTAGAAGTTTTTCTCCGTTTTCTTCTTTCTTACGTTTGATCTTGCCGGAACAAGTTAGCTTTTGTCCAGGTTTGGTCATCGCTTTGAAAGTGACTCCGAATTCTTTGATTTGCTTTTGGTCTGCCCAAGAAGTGCAAAGTCTTCCGATCTGGGCCATTACGAACATACCGTGAGCGATCGTTCCATCCAATCCGGTCTTACGAGCGAAATCAGGATCGTTATGGATAGGGTTAAAGTCGCCGCTCGCTCCAGCATAACGCACTAGATGCGCGTGTGTAATAGTATCCACATTTAAAGGAGGGAGTTCTTGTCCTACTTCGTACTTGTCGAATTCAATCTTACTCATCTTAATCCTCCTATCATTGTTCCGGTTTACGGATGAAAATGGACATCTCTGCTTCGATTACAGTTTCACCCTTTGCATTACGAATAGTGGTGCGGAAAGTCATCGTATCCATTTTACCTACAGTTACGTTAACACATTCTCCCTGAGAAGAAACCCTACCAGGATAAAGAGTTTTAACATAATTATATTTTTCTTTTAGATGCAAGATCCTGGAAGTATCAACTCCCATGTTCTCCATATCTTTCCAAATTTTAGGATATCCCCAAAACTGGATCACAGTTGGAAATGTAGGAGGAGCTGGAATATCCTCGTATCCTGCTTTTTTAGCCGCTTCTAGATCGAAGTATATCGGATTGGTCTCGCTGATCGCTAGACAAAACTCTTTTATCTTTCCTCTTTCTACGTCGAATTCGTAGGAGTCGAGTTTTGTGCCGATCAGGTCTTTTGAAATGCCTTTTTCTGCCATAATCCTTTTCCTTTGGATTGGTTTAAAAACCTTCGAAGGATCGAAGATCGTTTCTATGGCCCTATTTTTTAGACACCGAGCCCACAGGTCCATTGAATTTTTAGTAACGAACGTTCTGTTCGCTCAAACAAGCGTTCACTGAATGGTGTTCATCCGGATGATAAGTGTTGTAAGCGGACCCCTCAAGTAAAATTCTGTCCTTGTTCTCATGATTTCTTTTGGTTCCAAACTTTTTAGGACATTGATCCCAATCTTGCTCTATATACTTTTACAGGATTGTAGGCAAATTTTTCCTGGATCGTTTTCGGAAGGAGAAGAGACCATAATCCCTGTTTGGGATGGACTTCGTTCCTTAAAAAAAGCAGGCAGCGCTTGCAGTGGAAATTCGGAAGTAGCAATCCAAAAGATCTCCTATCATTATAAAAAAAATCCGTCTCGTTATTCGGAACTTCCCCTCCAAGAAAAATGGAGGAACACTCAACTTACCATCCTAAAAGATAAACAAACTTTGCTAAACGAGTCCAGAGATAGTCTATTGTTATTCCAAAATGGTGGTTGCGCTATCTCCTCCGAGTTTATTATCCCCGGAGCAAAACTTTACGATCTACAAAATGTTGTTTTGGACTTTTCCACCACTGCATTATCTTCCTCTGGGGAACATGTCCCGAGCACCGGAAAACTAATAATAAAGTTGGGAGAATCTATCGTATTCTCCGAAGAACTTCAAAGCCAAGGAAGAGAGTGGATCGATCATAAGATCAAGATCCCCGAATCCCTTTCCAAATCTTTGGAAGAAGATTCTTCTCTTTTATGGAATTTTGAATGGATTCCTAAAAATCAGAACGATCTTTTATTCGTTGGACAACCTACATTATATGCCTCTGTGGCGGATCCGGAACTTTGGGGACCTAAAGAAAACGTAATATTGATCGTAGTCGATGCGCTTAGGCCGGATCGTTTGGGTTTCGGCGGTTCTCCAGTCCCTACCAGTCCCAATTTGGATAAGCTCGCTTCCGAATCTGTCGTTTTTGAAAATGCTTTCTCTAATGGAAATTGGACCAAGCCGAGTATGATTTCCTTTTTTACTTCTAAGATCGCATCCGAATTAGGTCTTGGGAATGCTTGGTTCTATTCCAGTAATCTTCATCGAAAAATATTCTATTCTAAAAAGCCGGAAACACTTCCGAACCATCTCAGATCCAAAGGTTATCTAACGGCAAGTCTAATGAATAACGTATTCCTACTGGATTACACGGGAGTGGGAGTCGATCTAGGGTTTCATAAATTATTCCAGCCTGGGAAAGATAAAGACGATACCGAACTGATACTTGCGGAATCCGTAAAATTCCTGAAAGAGAACAAAAACAGAAGATTTTTCCTACATATAAATATCAATACTCCTCACTATCCGTATCTACCTGAAAGAAAGTATATGGATATTCTAGCAAAGAAGACGGATCCAAAGATCTGGAATAGTTATGATCCTTACGTAAGAAAGTATATGGCTGAGATCTTATATACGGATGAGGTCATAGGCAAAATCCTGGAAGAAGCCAAAAAGACAGGCGCCTTCGAAAAATCTTGGATCGCTGTAGTCGCGGATCATGGAGAATTACAATCCATGGAGCATTATTACCATCATCATTTCGTGGCAGAGAATCTACATGCCCACGGAGAGACCCATTACGACGAAGAGATCAAGGTTCCCTGGATCATTCATCCTCCTGCATCAAAAAAATCGAATATTAAAAAAAAGATCTTTTCCGAGCAGGTTTCTTTACTTTCCCTTTTTCCCACTTTAGCAGGAGCATTAGGATTTCCTTGCAATCCGGATTCTTGCGACGGAAATGATTACTCCAAAACAATGTATGGAAAAGAAGGTCCACAATCGGAGGACTTCGTATATACCGAAGGAAGATTTTCGGAGTCTATTCGTACAAAAGAATACAAACTGATTCGTAGATACCCAGGTTATGATTTTGTAAGAAGGACCAAAGAGGGTGAACCTCATAAAATGCCTGAGGAATTCTATTCTTTGGTTTCAGATCCCGGAGAATTACAAAATCTCTCGGCTAACAACTCGGCACTTCTTATAAAAGCAAGACAGGAATTGGATTCTCATAGTTTAAAGAAGAATGTTTTCAAACTTAGATTGCCCGCCTGCGAAAAAGAATGCACTCGTAAGATAGAGATCGGGATCCAAGCAGGAATTTATAAAATTCAATCTGATACCCATTTCACGGAAAATAGATTAGAAGCAAAATCAGCTTCCCTTACGGTAAAACAAGCGCCCGGAAAAGAAAGTATCCTCTCCTTCTATACGGTAGAACCCATTTTTGGATTTCGTTTGTCCATTTACAAGGATGGAAAACCGGAAGATTATAAGTCCGGAAAATGGGGAATTTTATCCGAAGCGAGTTCTAAAATTTATAGGGATTCGCCCGAATCGGTTGCTTCTGCAAAACTTCCTTACGAATTCAAAACTTCTAAAATACCTTATTTTTATAACGACGCCAACCTTTCCGGAAATTCGGAGTCTTCAGAGCAAGCCGCGTTAGGAAAAGAAGTCCGAAAAGTATTGGAAAGCTGGGGTTATATCCACGAATAGAATTTGTTTTATAACAAAGTTTCTATGCCCCTTTTTGTCAAAACTCCTTGCTTTTTTTATATCCTTCGTTATGTTATCCGCTTGCCAATCCAAAACAGAAATAAGGTGAAAAGAATGAAAGTTAGAACCCTCGTATTTTGCATTATTCTAATATTCGGTTTTATATCCTGTGGAATCGATCCGGTACAGCGCTGCCAGGACAGAAGAAAAGTAATGAGAGATGCGGTTTGCCAAGCAGTCGGCGCTCATGAACCTGGAACGGAATCCTATAATAGTATTCTTCTTTCCTGCTTAATGGAAAATAGTCATTATAATGAATGTAAAAGTGAAAATTACTTTTGATCGTTAATTTACTCGAAAGGACGAAGGCCGAAGATTATTCCAAGACAATGGTGATATCCACTCTTCGGTTTTTGGCCCTACCTGATTCTGTGGAATTTTCCGCTACGGGTTGGGATTTTCCATAACCTTTATAAGACATTCTAGTTTCTTCAATTCCGTGAGAATCCCGTAACTCTTGCAGAACCGATAGCGCTCTGTCCTGAGAAAGTTTTAGATTGTAATCCTGGCTGCCTTTATCGTCCGTATGGCCGCCGATCCGAATTTCCCTATCCGGATATTTTTTTAGAACATCCGCAATCCTTTCCAATACCTTTTTGGCTTCCGACTTTAATTCGGATTTATTATAATCGAAAAGTAGATTATCTAGGGATAGTACGACTCCCTCGTTCGATTTTCTGATCTCAACAGGTGCACGGTCTGCGACTTCTTCTTCAGGATTTCCTTCCCATTCAGGCCACTCTAATCCGTTCCCTTTTTTGCCGGTAGGTCTCTTTTTCGGGTAAGCGGTTCCTTCCGGAAAAGGTCCGAGGATCCTCTTTACTTCTTCCGCAATTTTGTCCTTATCATTCTCCGTAACGGAGTTCTGTTTAGAATATAATCCATGGATCTCAAAGGACATTTCTTGCGCGATCCCATTCGGAAAAACGAATGTGTAAGCGAGCTGAACATATTTGTATTGAGGAACTCCTTGTTCGGAATCAAAGAAAACTTTTCCTTTTGCAAAGCCGTAAATTTTGTATGGAATATTCTGAGCAATCGGATCGGATTCCTTCATTAGGTTATAGTTATATTCGATCAGGTCGGCATTACCCTTTTTGCCTGAATATTCCCAGTCTCCTTTACCTTTGTAAACATACTTTGCTTGGACAGGTATCTCTATTCTCGCCGTCGGGAATTGAAAACTCTCGGAAGCAGGTTTTGTCCATTCTTCTCCTACGCCTACCTCTTTGGAGGAAAAGCTAGGTAACGATCTCAAGTTGGGCATACTGTATTCAGGGGGAACAGTATATTGGCCGGTTTCCGAAATATGGAATTTACTCTTAAACGTTTTGTCTTTATAGAATGCTGGATCTAATTCAGGAAATTTAATGTATGTATCGAATATTGCGGAAAAATCGCAGCCTTCCTTTTTACAGGATATCGCTTTTAACAAAATGCGATTTTTATCTTCTCGATTGATAACTCTAAGACCCTGTCTGGCCTTTACCCTATGGTATTCGTTTAATTCCAGATCGTCTCCGGATCTCATCTTCCATCGGAACAGTACCGGAGTTTCGGAAAATAAATAAGAGGGTATTAAGAAGAATAGGATGAGAAACCCTCTGAATGCCATAATTATAGTTTCGAAAATTTTCCCTAAAAACTTAGAAGGAATCCTAAAAATGGACCTCTTTCTTGGATATTTTATACTAAAACAGACCGAGTTTCCGCCCTGAAAAACGATTTGCGGGTTGTTATTCCGACCGTAAGAACTTGACAAGCAGGCGATAAAATTTCATCCAATTAGTTCGTGGTTCCTCATTTCCATGAGATCGTCTTTTTCGGAGTTTTGTTTTGTATGCTTCTGTCTGTGGCATGCCTACTCCGACCGGAAAAATCTTCCGGTTTAAGGATCTTATCTTTATTATCTTTTTGTGTTTCTATCCAATTCTTATATGTTTATTTTCTTTTGAAGGGTATTTATTTCGAACCTTCGTTTTTAAACCATCTTCATATTCCATTCGCATGGTTTTTAGGACCTGGAATGTATAGTTTGTATTCCGTTACGGTTCGAGAGGAGAAATTCACTGCCTTCGAAAGGAGTTTTTATCTTCCGGGAATACTCCTTCTTATCTTATTTCCAGTCCTCTATTTAGTTTTACCTCAAATCTTTTGGAACAGACCGGTAGATTATTTTGAAAAAGGTTCCACAAGTTGGTCGGATATCCTACTGTTAGGCGCTTATTCAGCGAATCTAGTATTTTATTCTTCTATCGTTTGGCAGACAAGAGCTGCGTTCCGATTGGAAAGACTCAAAAAAGATGCGGGAGCCAGGATACTTTTGTTCGTTGTGATCGGAAGCGGAAGTGTAACTTCCATCCTTGTTATTTCTTATTTAATCAGAGACATTAATCTGTTATTCATTTCTGTTTTGAGCACTGTGATCTACGCGGTTGCCGGTTATCTTGCACAAATTTATGCACCGGAAGTGTTCAGCGAAATGGGACCTTCTATGAGAGATGCGTACCGTAATTCCAGATTAGAAGGTGTGGACACAACTGATCTGGAAAATCGCTTAGAAAGTTTGATGACAAAAGAAAAATTGTATCTGCAAGAAGACCTTTCTCTCTCCACTCTAGCTAATCAGTTAGATATCAAACCATATCAACTTTCAGAATTTCTAAATCAGAGAAAGGGAACTAACTTTGCCAAGTTCGTAAACGGTTTCAGAGTAGCGGAATCAGTTCGTATATTACAGAAAGAAGAAGGAGCCAATATTCTTTCCGTCGCTTACAGATCCGGTTTTAATTCCAAGGCGACTTTCAACCTTGCATTCAAATCTATACAAGGTGTTTCTCCTAGAGAGTATCTCCGAAAATCCAAAGTCTCTTAATTTGAACGAACGTTTTGTTCCTAATTTGTTTAAATAAAAAATTAGGACCTTTTAATTTGTCCAAAATTCGAATCCAAGACGACCCATACTGATAACTGTCTTATACTCCCTCTTCATAAATTAGCTAAAAGTCAAAGACTGAAAAAGCGTATGGAGAATAGTGATGAGAAAAATATACCGAACGTTAGTTATGCGATTTTGCATACTAATGCTGATCTTAGGAGGATCTTTTTACTCTTGTAAAAGTGATTCTTCTCAAAATGCGGAAGCTGCAGCCCTCTTAGCTTCCTTAGATCCAAGCCTGGCCCAAGCTGCCGGAAACAAAGGAGTTTCCGAGTTAGAAGATTCCAGTAGCGAGATCCAAAACGCATTCGCGCAAGAGAGCGACGGAAGTTTCACTTTCGATAATACCATCAAAGTAACTGCAAACGACGGGGTTGTGTTAGAAGCTAGCCTCTTCACACCTTCTATCCCTTCTGCTACCGGAAAATATCCTACGGTAATTTTCGTGAACAGTTGGGCATTGAACAAATACGAGTATCTGGTTCCAGCTGCGAAACTCGCTAAAAAGGGATATATCGTTCTCTCTTATAGCACAAGAGGTTTTGGAGCTTCCGGAGGACTCATTGATACTGCCGGTCCAAAGGATAGAGCTGATTTAAGCAAAATTATCGACTGGTTACTTGCGAACACCCAAGCCGATCTCGCAAATATCGGTATATCAGGTATCTCTTACGGCGCCGGAATTTCCTTAGCAGGTGTGAGCACCGAACCTAGAATTAAGACTGCAGTTGCTATGAGCGGTTGGGGAAATCTCAAACGTTCTCTTTATGGTAATGATACTCCTAGATTGATCTGGGGATTATTGCTGGTTGCATCCAGTTATATCACAGGAAGACCTGATCCGATCATCGCGCAAAATTTCGGAAAACTTCTACAACATACGGATATCGATTCTGTGACCACATGGGCAGCGGATCGTTCTCCGGAAACTTTCGTAGGACAATTGAATGCTTCTGCAGGTAAATCGGTACTGATTTCAAATAACTTTGAGGACTTCTTATTTAACCCGAACGCAGTTTTGGATTATTTCGCAAAAATCCAAGTTCCGAAAAAACTTTTAATGAACGAAGGAATTCATGCTTCCGCAGAAATCGGGGGCATTCTCGGTTTTTCCGGCACAGTTTGGGATAACGCATACGACTGGTTCGATTATTGGTTGAAAGGGATCAATAATGGGATCATGGACAAACCTCAGGTCACTTTCCAAAAACGTTTTGCAGGACCTAGAGTGACTCTTCCTTCTTGGCCTTCCCCTACTGTTTCCGATAAAACTTTTTATCTGAAACCTAGAGGTTTATTTACTAACGGGGAACTTTCTGCCGGCCAGAATACTACCGTCACGAATACGGGAATTCTTTCCGGAGCGGACACTGTTGCAAGCACTGGATTTCCTTTGCTTTCGGATATTCTAGCTGCTCATGCCGAAATTCCTGTAACAACCAATTTAGGTTTAGTGAGTAGAGTGAATGGTATCGTGTACCAATCTTCTAACTTAAGCTCTGCATTAAAGATCAGAGGTAAAATGTTCTGGAACGGAAGGATCTCTTCCAGCCTTGGAAAGGCAAACGTGAACGTTTACTTTTACGATGTAGATAAATACGGCACCGCTACTTTGATCACTCATGGTACCGGGACTATTTTCGACGCAGGATGGTATGAAACAAAAGATATGTCTATCGATCTAAATGCGGTAGCTTATGATGTTCCTGCGGGAAATAAGATCGCGATTGCAATCGATACTTTCGATTCTCAATATGCGGTGCCTACTGTGCTGATTTATGGTCTGGATGTGAAACACTCCAAAACCCCACAATCCACTTTAGTGATCCAATCGGAGAATTAATTTCGGATTTCCATTCACCTTTTTTAACGGCGGGCTTGCCCGCCTTTTTTTATGCCTCTCTTTCCTTTCTCCATTGGATATAGTCGGGCAATTCTACTAGCTCTATAAATCCTTCTTCCTCTGGATCGTCAGGAAGCATTCCTATCTCATAATATCCTATTTCTTTCGTAAAAGTGTCTTCGCCGAGAAGAGCTTCTAATAATAGACCGACCGCCTTTTTAAGATGAGGATTGGATTCTACATTCGGGAAATCGGGAAAACAGATCCGAACTCCGAAACTTTTAGGAAGACTTGTGTTTTCCAAAGGTAGAAACCAGATCTCTTCCGAATCTAATTCCAAACCTTCATGAAATATGACTGTGCCTTTTTCCTGGTATTGGTCTACGGAATACACGTCCCAACCCGAAATTTCGGGAGCAAGGTCTACAAACCTTTCTGCCTCAGCGTAGAGATCCTCGTCTCCGGCAGTGACCACTGTGAATTCATGAGGACTCTCGTCCCCCCCGCCGATCTCGAAAAAAAACTCGGAATTCACTTCCTGGAGTCGATCCATCAGATCGTCCAAAAGCCGATCTCTCTCTTTATCATCCAGGTCATCTAGTTTAGTGTAATACCGGCTGTTTTGGGAAAACCAGGTCCAAAACTTTTCCGCTTTTTCTTGCATTCATCCGCCTCAGTCACGAATCTTTCGGAATTTCTAACCAAGAGACTCGATAAAAATATCCGAATGTATGAAAAGAATGTTTAAAGGGAAAGGATTATTTTCCTATTTCCGAATCTATCCACTGCAAATACTTTTGGTTTGCCTCTTTGATTTCCCAGGAAACGATACAAGGAACCGTGTAACTATGTAGTTCCGAAATTCTTGCTACGACTTTTTCCGCCTCAGAATCTTTGGTTTTTAACAAAAGAACTGTTTCCTGATTATGCTCCAATCTTCCGTGCCATCTATAAATAGATTTCATCCCTGGTATCAAATTGGCGCAGGCAACCAGTCTTTCGTTCACTAATGTTTCCGCGATTTCTAAAGCC encodes:
- a CDS encoding helix-turn-helix domain-containing protein, translating into MLLSVACLLRPEKSSGLRILSLLSFCVSIQFLYVYFLLKGIYFEPSFLNHLHIPFAWFLGPGMYSLYSVTVREEKFTAFERSFYLPGILLLILFPVLYLVLPQIFWNRPVDYFEKGSTSWSDILLLGAYSANLVFYSSIVWQTRAAFRLERLKKDAGARILLFVVIGSGSVTSILVISYLIRDINLLFISVLSTVIYAVAGYLAQIYAPEVFSEMGPSMRDAYRNSRLEGVDTTDLENRLESLMTKEKLYLQEDLSLSTLANQLDIKPYQLSEFLNQRKGTNFAKFVNGFRVAESVRILQKEEGANILSVAYRSGFNSKATFNLAFKSIQGVSPREYLRKSKVS
- a CDS encoding CocE/NonD family hydrolase, yielding MLILGGSFYSCKSDSSQNAEAAALLASLDPSLAQAAGNKGVSELEDSSSEIQNAFAQESDGSFTFDNTIKVTANDGVVLEASLFTPSIPSATGKYPTVIFVNSWALNKYEYLVPAAKLAKKGYIVLSYSTRGFGASGGLIDTAGPKDRADLSKIIDWLLANTQADLANIGISGISYGAGISLAGVSTEPRIKTAVAMSGWGNLKRSLYGNDTPRLIWGLLLVASSYITGRPDPIIAQNFGKLLQHTDIDSVTTWAADRSPETFVGQLNASAGKSVLISNNFEDFLFNPNAVLDYFAKIQVPKKLLMNEGIHASAEIGGILGFSGTVWDNAYDWFDYWLKGINNGIMDKPQVTFQKRFAGPRVTLPSWPSPTVSDKTFYLKPRGLFTNGELSAGQNTTVTNTGILSGADTVASTGFPLLSDILAAHAEIPVTTNLGLVSRVNGIVYQSSNLSSALKIRGKMFWNGRISSSLGKANVNVYFYDVDKYGTATLITHGTGTIFDAGWYETKDMSIDLNAVAYDVPAGNKIAIAIDTFDSQYAVPTVLIYGLDVKHSKTPQSTLVIQSEN
- the cutA gene encoding divalent-cation tolerance protein CutA, which produces MSYRTFYVTTKNETEALEIAETLVNERLVACANLIPGMKSIYRWHGRLEHNQETVLLLKTKDSEAEKVVARISELHSYTVPCIVSWEIKEANQKYLQWIDSEIGK